The Sediminitomix flava genome includes a window with the following:
- a CDS encoding TolC family protein, which yields MKKIYLFFTLILTIFGFESVAQNTLTLDQAISFSKENSLEAKKAENKKENSYWSYQRFRADLKPSLSLSGTIPNYNRAIEPITQPDGTQQFREISNVYSDLGLSLSQNILWTGGSVFLRSSLQQTNILTESDGVFYAGTPLILGFTQPLFGFNSFKWRNKIEPFKLEESKKEYAEKFEQLSFQTTQRYFSLLLAQINLKIATQNQINNEQVYQIGKGRYNLGKIAENELLQLELNVLSAERDVSNAQLSVETRRLNMNSFIGLPKGEQYELILPEELPTINIDVDIALNQARKNRKQYLSFKRRSLEAERDVTRAKRENSFNVTLTGSIGFTNQADQVGSIYQNTQNQQRVNVGVRIPILDWNRRNSSVKSAMANQRLVENTIQQEEQIFEEEIYSLAKQLPILRARVISTKKGDEIATKRYKISQERYLVANISVTDLNLALQEKDNSKRVYLNALRDFWQAYFQLRMLTMYDFVEQQIIQY from the coding sequence ATGAAAAAGATATATTTATTTTTTACTCTGATTCTTACAATTTTTGGCTTTGAATCAGTAGCTCAGAATACCCTAACTTTAGATCAAGCGATTTCCTTTTCTAAAGAAAATTCTTTGGAAGCAAAAAAGGCTGAAAATAAAAAAGAAAATAGCTATTGGTCTTATCAAAGGTTTAGAGCTGACTTGAAACCTAGTTTGAGTCTTTCAGGAACGATACCGAATTATAACCGAGCAATTGAACCTATCACACAGCCCGATGGTACACAACAGTTTAGAGAAATAAGTAATGTGTATAGTGATTTAGGGCTTTCGTTAAGTCAGAATATCCTGTGGACAGGAGGTAGTGTTTTTTTAAGATCAAGCCTTCAGCAAACAAATATTTTAACTGAAAGTGATGGTGTTTTTTATGCGGGTACGCCTCTGATTTTAGGTTTTACTCAGCCATTGTTTGGTTTTAATTCCTTTAAATGGAGAAATAAAATCGAGCCGTTTAAATTGGAAGAGTCTAAAAAGGAATATGCCGAGAAGTTTGAACAATTGTCTTTTCAAACTACCCAACGTTATTTTTCATTGCTTTTAGCTCAAATCAATTTGAAGATCGCGACTCAGAATCAGATAAATAATGAACAAGTTTATCAGATTGGTAAAGGGCGTTATAACCTAGGTAAAATTGCTGAAAATGAGCTTCTACAATTAGAACTTAATGTATTGAGTGCTGAAAGAGATGTTTCTAATGCCCAATTGTCAGTAGAAACGAGAAGGTTGAACATGAATAGTTTTATCGGTTTGCCTAAGGGAGAACAATACGAATTGATTCTACCTGAAGAACTTCCGACTATAAATATTGATGTTGATATCGCTTTAAATCAAGCGAGAAAGAACAGAAAGCAGTATTTGAGCTTTAAACGTCGTTCACTTGAGGCTGAGCGAGATGTAACTAGAGCTAAACGTGAAAATTCATTTAATGTAACATTAACTGGTAGTATAGGTTTTACAAATCAAGCTGATCAGGTAGGTAGCATTTATCAGAATACGCAGAATCAGCAGAGAGTAAATGTAGGCGTTAGAATACCAATTTTGGATTGGAACCGTAGAAATTCTAGTGTGAAATCTGCAATGGCAAATCAGCGATTAGTAGAGAATACAATTCAACAAGAAGAGCAAATATTTGAAGAAGAAATCTATTCTTTAGCAAAGCAATTACCAATACTTAGGGCTAGAGTTATTTCAACAAAAAAAGGAGATGAAATAGCCACAAAACGTTACAAGATTTCACAGGAACGTTATTTGGTTGCAAATATCAGTGTTACTGATTTGAATTTAGCTTTACAGGAAAAAGATAACTCTAAGCGTGTTTATTTAAATGCGTTACGAGATTTTTGGCAAGCATATTTCCAATTAAGAATGCTCACGATGTATGATTTTGTAGAGCAACAAATTATTCAATATTAA
- a CDS encoding ABC transporter ATP-binding protein produces MSTLIKTSELCRSYQMGDTTVHALNKVSIQIEVGEYVAFMGPSGSGKTTLMNIIGCLDVPSSGEFWLNEQLVSEMTNDDLALVRNKEIGFVFQTFNLLPRYNALENVALPLVYAGIGEKERKERAMEALENVGLGSRYHHKPNELSGGQRQRVAIARALVNKPSIILADEPTGALDTKTSYEIMNLFDELHAKGNTIIMVTHEEDIAQYSKRIVRMRDGQVEGDELVVKEESISEEK; encoded by the coding sequence ATGAGTACATTAATCAAAACAAGTGAATTGTGTCGTAGTTACCAGATGGGAGATACAACTGTACATGCGTTAAATAAGGTTTCAATTCAGATAGAGGTAGGCGAGTATGTTGCTTTTATGGGGCCTTCGGGTTCTGGGAAAACGACGCTTATGAATATTATTGGTTGTTTGGACGTCCCCTCTTCAGGGGAGTTTTGGCTGAATGAGCAGTTGGTAAGTGAAATGACAAATGATGATTTAGCATTAGTCAGAAATAAAGAAATTGGTTTTGTCTTTCAGACTTTTAATCTCTTACCTCGTTACAACGCACTTGAAAATGTGGCATTACCGTTAGTTTATGCTGGTATAGGAGAGAAGGAGCGTAAGGAAAGAGCAATGGAAGCTTTGGAGAACGTAGGTTTAGGGAGTCGTTATCATCATAAACCGAATGAACTTTCGGGAGGGCAAAGACAACGTGTAGCCATAGCAAGGGCATTGGTCAATAAGCCGAGTATTATATTAGCCGATGAACCGACAGGAGCTTTGGATACCAAGACTTCATATGAGATAATGAATCTTTTCGATGAATTACATGCAAAAGGGAATACAATCATTATGGTAACTCACGAAGAAGATATTGCTCAATATTCTAAACGTATAGTGCGAATGAGAGATGGGCAAGTAGAAGGGGATGAGTTGGTCGTGAAAGAAGAATCTATCTCTGAAGAGAAATAG
- a CDS encoding MarC family protein, with product MLNEILKTFIAFFTVIDPIGTIPVFIAVTASSTAEQKNRMALKAATTAAGVLLFFIVIGELVLNAIGVSLEVFQIGGGIVLFLFALSMIFGESKPEEECSHIDVQDDKAIFPLAMPSLASPGAILAAILLTENEKHTITDQAVITIVMLSVILIAWIFMRLSSKLFKYIGNSGASIISRIMGLILTAVAIDNILSGITIYFGLNL from the coding sequence ATGCTAAATGAAATTCTGAAAACATTCATCGCCTTTTTTACAGTCATCGATCCAATCGGAACGATTCCTGTATTCATAGCTGTCACAGCGAGTAGTACTGCAGAACAAAAAAATAGAATGGCACTTAAGGCTGCTACTACTGCAGCAGGAGTGTTACTTTTCTTTATTGTGATTGGTGAATTAGTCTTGAATGCTATCGGGGTTTCACTTGAAGTTTTCCAAATAGGTGGTGGTATTGTACTCTTCCTCTTTGCACTTTCCATGATTTTTGGTGAAAGTAAACCTGAAGAAGAATGCTCGCATATTGATGTTCAAGATGACAAAGCCATATTTCCGCTTGCTATGCCTTCTTTGGCCAGTCCTGGAGCCATTTTAGCAGCTATTCTACTTACGGAAAATGAAAAACATACAATTACTGATCAGGCTGTCATTACAATTGTAATGCTATCCGTAATTCTGATTGCTTGGATATTTATGAGACTATCTTCAAAACTTTTTAAATACATTGGAAATAGTGGTGCCAGTATCATCAGCAGAATCATGGGCTTAATACTCACTGCTGTAGCTATTGACAATATTCTTTCAGGAATTACGATCTATTTTGGGTTGAATCTTTAA
- a CDS encoding cupin domain-containing protein, whose protein sequence is MQLFKVSTPFIFLYLIGSSSCIQGESKTAEVTSVPKQEITSLKFENLLKDSLEFRENVDVVMSYLEVPKYTTLPRHYHPGEEYVYMLEGKGEFLLEGHKPQVLKAGQVVKVPFKKTHSFSTKGESVKAVIFRVHEKGEPERIMVK, encoded by the coding sequence ATGCAACTATTCAAAGTAAGTACACCCTTTATTTTTCTATACCTTATTGGTTCATCCTCTTGTATACAAGGTGAATCAAAAACTGCTGAAGTAACTTCAGTACCGAAACAAGAAATTACAAGTTTAAAGTTTGAAAACCTTCTTAAAGACTCACTTGAATTCAGAGAAAACGTTGATGTGGTCATGAGTTATTTGGAAGTACCCAAATACACGACATTGCCAAGACACTATCATCCTGGTGAAGAGTATGTGTACATGCTTGAAGGAAAAGGTGAATTTTTATTGGAAGGACACAAACCACAAGTATTAAAAGCTGGTCAAGTCGTAAAAGTGCCATTTAAGAAAACACATAGTTTTTCTACCAAAGGTGAGTCAGTAAAAGCCGTTATTTTTAGAGTTCATGAAAAAGGAGAACCTGAAAGAATAATGGTTAAGTAA
- a CDS encoding SdiA-regulated domain-containing protein translates to MQVKKGIIHLLLFLVSILLINCNKLNKKDDQSVQEPKNMTSKIGYDLSKENALYHMPVDLMELSGMTYWKEETILCVNDEKGKIYGFNLEQDGLVFLHSFDKDGDYEGIAHKEENIYVIRSDGKLYSFDMQFNKVKKYDLPFTDENDIEGLCFHPDSNSLFIALKGDSNVKGEKKKKYHAIYEWSLKSKNLQEHKPVIKIKDKELKQFVDYKGNFMPSGIAMHPYTHDIYIISHRAKLLIVYDPKFNLKEVIRLDKKLLKQPESITFMPNADLLIGSEGDHKQPAVILRFKYLKDQL, encoded by the coding sequence ATGCAGGTAAAAAAAGGTATAATCCATCTTTTATTATTTCTAGTAAGCATCCTACTGATCAACTGTAATAAGTTGAATAAAAAAGACGATCAAAGTGTTCAAGAACCTAAAAATATGACTTCGAAAATCGGTTATGATTTAAGTAAAGAAAATGCTTTATACCATATGCCTGTAGACCTTATGGAGCTTTCGGGTATGACTTATTGGAAAGAAGAAACCATACTCTGTGTGAATGATGAAAAAGGTAAAATTTATGGTTTTAATCTTGAACAAGATGGTCTAGTCTTTTTACACAGTTTTGATAAAGATGGGGACTATGAAGGCATAGCTCACAAAGAAGAAAATATATATGTCATTCGTAGTGATGGAAAGCTCTACTCTTTTGACATGCAATTCAATAAAGTTAAAAAGTATGATCTGCCTTTTACCGATGAAAATGACATAGAAGGTTTATGTTTTCATCCTGATTCTAACTCACTTTTTATAGCGCTAAAAGGTGACTCAAACGTGAAGGGTGAAAAGAAAAAGAAATACCATGCAATTTATGAGTGGAGCTTAAAGAGTAAAAATCTTCAAGAACATAAACCCGTTATAAAAATTAAGGATAAAGAGTTAAAACAGTTTGTAGATTATAAAGGGAATTTCATGCCTTCTGGTATTGCCATGCACCCTTACACACACGATATCTATATTATTTCGCATAGAGCAAAGTTACTAATTGTTTATGACCCAAAATTCAATCTTAAAGAGGTTATCAGGCTTGATAAAAAACTTTTAAAACAACCTGAATCCATCACTTTTATGCCTAATGCAGATCTGCTTATTGGTAGTGAGGGAGACCATAAACAACCCGCTGTAATTTTAAGATTTAAGTATTTAAAAGATCAGCTTTAA
- a CDS encoding toxin-antitoxin system YwqK family antitoxin, whose amino-acid sequence MKIQALFVASLLFTASACNLPNPSKEEVKQATSSTPKKAKKREGTIITYYKDTKIKKIETTYKNGIKEGPAKNFYKNGKLKILITYKNGIKHGVAQKYYESGQLYRETMYKEGEIIGERKFYHKNGELKAIEPYNQKGDLLFGTKEFNSKGKQLTKYPTIKINEIDNLVLGDEVILEFSLSMKRKNVTFYIPQTDDKITSNNIFDNNMVPLKPQAGIAKFRIPIPKGMSIMKKLEVAAEYTTYGGAKKLTKTSYNLALSNY is encoded by the coding sequence ATGAAAATACAGGCCTTATTCGTAGCGTCACTTCTTTTTACTGCTAGCGCATGCAATCTTCCAAATCCTTCTAAAGAAGAAGTAAAACAAGCAACTTCATCAACCCCTAAAAAAGCAAAAAAACGAGAAGGTACCATTATCACATATTACAAGGACACCAAAATCAAGAAAATAGAAACGACTTATAAAAATGGGATAAAAGAAGGTCCTGCAAAGAATTTCTACAAAAATGGTAAACTAAAAATCCTGATTACTTACAAAAATGGGATCAAACATGGTGTCGCTCAAAAGTACTACGAATCTGGTCAGTTGTACAGAGAAACAATGTACAAAGAAGGGGAAATTATAGGGGAAAGAAAGTTCTACCACAAGAATGGTGAGCTTAAAGCCATTGAGCCTTACAATCAGAAAGGAGACTTGTTATTTGGCACAAAAGAATTCAACTCAAAAGGGAAGCAACTCACAAAATATCCTACTATTAAGATTAATGAAATTGATAATCTTGTTTTAGGTGATGAAGTCATCCTTGAGTTTAGCCTTTCAATGAAACGTAAAAATGTCACATTTTATATTCCGCAAACTGATGACAAGATAACCAGCAACAATATTTTTGATAATAATATGGTTCCTTTAAAACCTCAAGCTGGGATTGCGAAATTTAGGATTCCTATTCCAAAAGGGATGAGTATTATGAAAAAACTTGAAGTAGCAGCAGAGTATACAACCTATGGAGGGGCTAAAAAATTAACTAAGACAAGCTACAATCTTGCCTTATCAAACTACTAA
- a CDS encoding YwbE family protein yields MDGKNRKDVKIGQYVAIVLKADQRTGDLTEGIVKRILTKSGIHPHGIKVMLDTGEVGRVKKIFPDEEF; encoded by the coding sequence ATGGACGGCAAGAATAGGAAAGATGTAAAGATTGGGCAGTATGTAGCTATCGTACTAAAAGCCGATCAGCGAACGGGTGATTTGACTGAAGGAATTGTGAAAAGAATTCTAACAAAGTCAGGAATTCATCCACACGGCATAAAAGTGATGTTGGATACAGGTGAAGTTGGAAGGGTGAAGAAAATTTTCCCGGATGAGGAATTTTAA
- the recN gene encoding DNA repair protein RecN, whose product MLKNLLIKNYALIRHLEINPASGLNIITGETGAGKSIMLGALGLLLGERAESKALFDQTTKCVIEGTFAIESYDLLALFEELELDFEENTILRREITPSGKSRAFVNDTPVRLEVIKQIGIKLMDIHSQHDTLQLGTNTYQLNLLDVYAGNQNLLAQTGEAYRAYQKVQKAYKDLLDEHQRVKDEFDYNQFLLKELTDAELDDLDQEELEKELEKLENAENIKVKLNESLDTLSRSEYAVESALKDVSLILNQLTSLSPQFEAIAQRTESAMIEIRDIAYEIESEESDLFFDQERIEQINDILGSLYSLQQKHKVKSVEELITVREDLQQKVDKVIGFDDDLAEMEQQKNECFEQLMIIARQLSEARKVHLPQMQDELNGHLHDLGMPNGRVVMEQSEQEPDVTGIDKIEILFSANKGREPQPMRSVASGGEFSRLMLAVKYVMAHKTAMPTIIFDEIDTGISGEIAIKVGQMMREMGKRHQVISISHLPQIAAIGEKHYFVYKDHSSDKTISKIRPLNEEERLQEIAQMIGGANPSEMAFNSAKELMES is encoded by the coding sequence ATGCTAAAAAATCTGCTAATCAAGAATTACGCACTTATTAGGCATTTGGAGATCAATCCTGCTTCGGGGTTGAATATCATTACTGGTGAAACTGGAGCTGGTAAATCGATCATGCTTGGTGCATTAGGCTTACTTTTGGGAGAAAGAGCCGAATCGAAAGCACTTTTTGATCAAACTACTAAATGCGTAATTGAGGGCACTTTTGCAATTGAATCATACGATCTTCTAGCACTTTTTGAAGAACTCGAACTTGATTTTGAAGAAAACACAATTCTCCGCAGAGAAATTACTCCTTCAGGAAAATCAAGAGCATTTGTCAACGACACTCCTGTCCGATTGGAAGTGATCAAGCAAATTGGTATTAAGTTGATGGATATCCACTCTCAACACGACACCCTTCAGCTTGGGACAAACACCTATCAGCTCAACCTTTTAGATGTTTATGCAGGCAATCAAAACTTGTTAGCACAAACAGGAGAAGCCTACAGAGCTTATCAAAAAGTACAGAAAGCCTACAAAGACCTTCTTGATGAACACCAACGTGTTAAAGATGAGTTTGATTATAACCAATTTTTACTGAAAGAATTGACCGATGCTGAATTGGACGATCTTGATCAAGAAGAATTGGAAAAAGAGCTTGAAAAGCTAGAAAATGCAGAAAATATTAAAGTTAAACTAAACGAAAGTTTAGACACTTTAAGCCGTTCTGAATATGCAGTAGAATCTGCGCTAAAAGATGTTTCTCTCATTTTAAATCAACTCACCTCACTTTCTCCACAGTTTGAAGCGATTGCTCAACGTACGGAAAGTGCAATGATTGAAATTAGAGACATCGCCTACGAAATTGAAAGTGAAGAATCTGATCTTTTCTTTGACCAAGAAAGAATAGAGCAGATTAATGATATTTTGGGAAGCCTTTATTCCTTACAGCAAAAACATAAAGTTAAGTCTGTAGAAGAACTGATCACTGTTCGTGAAGACTTGCAACAAAAAGTGGATAAGGTGATTGGCTTTGACGATGACTTAGCCGAAATGGAGCAACAGAAAAATGAATGTTTTGAGCAATTAATGATTATCGCTCGTCAACTTTCTGAAGCTCGTAAAGTTCACCTTCCTCAAATGCAAGATGAGCTTAACGGTCATCTTCATGACTTGGGTATGCCAAATGGTCGAGTAGTCATGGAGCAATCTGAGCAAGAACCAGACGTTACAGGTATTGACAAGATTGAAATCCTGTTCTCTGCCAATAAAGGACGTGAACCACAACCTATGCGTTCAGTAGCATCGGGTGGTGAATTCTCTCGTTTGATGCTTGCTGTCAAATACGTAATGGCTCACAAAACAGCTATGCCTACTATCATTTTTGATGAAATTGACACAGGTATTTCGGGCGAAATTGCGATTAAAGTAGGACAAATGATGCGTGAAATGGGTAAACGTCACCAAGTGATTTCAATTTCTCATTTACCTCAAATTGCTGCAATCGGAGAAAAACATTACTTCGTTTATAAAGATCATTCTTCGGATAAAACGATCTCGAAGATCAGACCTTTGAATGAAGAAGAAAGACTCCAAGAAATTGCTCAAATGATTGGAGGAGCCAACCCGAGTGAGATGGCATTTAACAGTGCTAAAGAATTGATGGAGAGCTAA
- the sufD gene encoding Fe-S cluster assembly protein SufD, with protein MSKVLENAALKSAALDQFHNWEAELDNEVESSLHQIRKQGAEALSKLDFPSVKDEEWKYTNIKKLVSLEYNWNRGSQLTKEDIKPFIFDGLEAHVFVFVNGKFNEELSDIQADEKAIISTLQDAHKSHADKVGEYFSKIAQHESQAFVAMNTAFAQDGVFVHVPRSYDLQKPVLLLYINDTAQGPVISQPRNLIVAEENAHLTLIEHTVTLGEENSLLNTVSEFSVAKHARIDHYKIQADNDKAAQVCTTHVDQKDESNFSNTVVTMSGQLIRNNLNINLDGEHCEAYMNGLYMVDGKTHVDNHTAVDHMKPNSYSNELYKGILDGKASGVFNGKIYVRPHAQKTNAFQSNKNVMLSEDASIDTKPQLEIWADDVKCSHGCTVGAMDEEPLFYLKARGINEDNAKALLMFAYCADVLDRVKSEPVKNYIEKLIADRLNYEFL; from the coding sequence ATGAGTAAAGTTCTCGAAAATGCTGCTTTGAAAAGCGCTGCATTAGATCAATTCCACAATTGGGAAGCAGAACTCGATAATGAGGTAGAAAGTAGCTTGCATCAAATCAGAAAGCAAGGTGCTGAAGCTCTCTCTAAATTGGATTTTCCTTCGGTTAAAGACGAAGAGTGGAAATATACGAATATCAAGAAACTTGTTTCTTTAGAATATAACTGGAACAGAGGTTCTCAATTGACAAAAGAAGACATCAAGCCATTCATCTTTGATGGTCTTGAGGCTCATGTTTTTGTCTTTGTGAATGGTAAATTCAACGAAGAACTTTCTGACATTCAAGCTGACGAAAAAGCTATTATCTCTACACTTCAAGATGCACACAAATCGCATGCTGATAAAGTAGGTGAATATTTTAGCAAAATCGCTCAGCACGAATCACAGGCTTTCGTAGCAATGAATACTGCTTTCGCGCAAGATGGTGTATTTGTTCACGTACCTCGTTCATACGATCTTCAAAAGCCAGTATTGTTGTTGTACATCAATGATACTGCACAAGGTCCTGTAATTTCTCAGCCTCGTAACTTGATCGTTGCTGAAGAGAATGCTCACCTTACGCTAATTGAGCACACAGTAACTTTAGGTGAAGAAAACAGTTTGTTGAACACAGTATCTGAATTCTCTGTGGCAAAACATGCTCGTATCGATCACTACAAAATTCAGGCTGACAACGATAAAGCTGCTCAAGTTTGTACTACACACGTTGACCAGAAGGACGAAAGTAACTTCTCGAACACTGTAGTTACAATGAGCGGTCAATTGATCCGTAACAACCTTAACATCAACTTGGACGGTGAGCACTGCGAAGCTTACATGAACGGTTTGTATATGGTAGATGGCAAAACTCATGTAGATAACCACACTGCGGTAGATCACATGAAGCCTAATTCATACTCAAACGAGTTGTACAAAGGTATTTTAGATGGAAAAGCTAGTGGTGTCTTCAATGGTAAAATCTATGTAAGACCTCACGCACAGAAAACAAACGCGTTCCAATCAAATAAAAACGTGATGCTTTCTGAAGATGCTAGCATCGATACAAAACCTCAATTGGAAATTTGGGCTGATGACGTTAAATGTTCTCACGGTTGTACTGTAGGAGCAATGGACGAAGAGCCTTTATTCTACTTGAAAGCACGTGGTATCAACGAAGATAATGCAAAAGCATTGTTGATGTTTGCTTACTGTGCAGATGTATTGGATAGAGTAAAATCAGAGCCTGTGAAAAACTATATCGAAAAGTTGATTGCAGACCGTTTGAACTACGAATTCTTGTAA
- the sufC gene encoding Fe-S cluster assembly ATPase SufC — protein sequence MLKINNLQASVEEKEILRGINLEVKPGEVHAIMGPNGSGKSTLASVLAGKEDFEVEGGDVEFLGEDLLELAPEERAQKGLFLAFQYPVEIPGVSNVNFLKTAVNEVRKARGLEPFDAVSFLKEVKEKSKVVNIDPSLMNRSLNEGFSGGEKKRNEIFHMSMLDPKLAILDETDSGLDIDALKIVANGVNSLRDGNRSFIVVTHYQRLLDYIVPDFVHVLYKGKIVKSGTKELALRLEEEGYDWVIKEAEEAEKQ from the coding sequence ATGTTAAAGATCAATAATCTACAGGCTTCGGTTGAAGAGAAAGAAATCCTAAGAGGAATTAATCTTGAAGTAAAACCAGGTGAAGTTCACGCTATCATGGGACCAAACGGTTCTGGTAAAAGTACTTTGGCGTCTGTTCTTGCAGGTAAAGAGGATTTTGAAGTAGAAGGTGGAGACGTAGAATTTTTGGGTGAAGATCTTCTTGAATTAGCTCCAGAAGAAAGAGCACAGAAAGGTCTATTCTTAGCTTTCCAATACCCTGTAGAAATTCCTGGAGTGAGCAATGTAAACTTCCTAAAAACTGCTGTTAACGAAGTAAGAAAAGCGAGAGGATTAGAACCTTTTGATGCTGTTTCTTTCTTGAAAGAAGTAAAAGAGAAATCTAAAGTTGTAAATATTGACCCATCATTGATGAACCGTTCATTGAACGAAGGTTTCTCAGGTGGTGAGAAGAAAAGAAACGAGATCTTCCATATGTCAATGCTTGACCCTAAGTTGGCTATTCTTGATGAGACTGACTCAGGTTTGGATATCGACGCATTGAAAATCGTTGCTAACGGTGTGAATTCATTACGTGATGGAAATCGTTCATTTATTGTAGTGACACACTACCAAAGACTTCTAGATTACATCGTTCCTGATTTTGTACACGTACTTTACAAAGGTAAAATCGTGAAATCAGGTACTAAAGAATTGGCACTTAGACTTGAGGAAGAAGGTTACGATTGGGTAATCAAAGAGGCTGAAGAAGCAGAAAAGCAATAA
- a CDS encoding tRNA (5-methylaminomethyl-2-thiouridylate)-methyltransferase — protein sequence MENQRRAIALFSGGLDSLLAMKVVKDQGVDVVPINFVSHFFGGKNELAEKMASQIGLEVEYVDIKPIHTEIVKNPQFGRGKNMNPCIDCHGLMMQYSAEELLEKFDADFIISGEVVGQRPMSQNKEALNTVKNISGVKDLILRPMCAKHLEPTLPEREGWVDREKLLDIQGRSRRPQQALAKKFGITEYPSPAGGCLLTDVNYSKRLKLIEQDGYLDEEFNDLFYLIRHGRFYRFDNGKYLFVGRSEADNEKIYEYREGASIQIDTDKVAGPYILGFGELNEEEIKFAKELFSRYSKVKGKEKIDILVNGKAEPCEAVDLEQLNILIKKYQVQ from the coding sequence GTGGAGAATCAGAGACGAGCAATTGCATTATTTTCAGGAGGATTAGATTCATTGTTAGCTATGAAAGTAGTTAAAGACCAAGGTGTAGATGTTGTACCTATCAATTTTGTATCTCACTTTTTTGGAGGTAAAAATGAATTGGCAGAAAAGATGGCTTCACAAATTGGTCTGGAAGTAGAATATGTAGACATCAAACCTATCCACACCGAAATAGTCAAAAACCCACAGTTTGGACGTGGTAAAAACATGAATCCATGTATTGACTGTCATGGACTCATGATGCAATACTCTGCCGAAGAACTACTTGAAAAATTTGATGCTGATTTCATCATCAGTGGAGAAGTAGTCGGGCAACGTCCGATGTCACAAAACAAAGAAGCATTAAACACTGTAAAAAATATCTCTGGGGTGAAAGACCTAATTTTGCGACCAATGTGTGCAAAACACCTAGAACCTACCCTTCCGGAAAGAGAAGGTTGGGTAGACAGAGAAAAACTTCTTGACATTCAAGGAAGAAGCAGAAGACCACAACAAGCATTAGCTAAGAAATTTGGTATTACCGAATATCCTAGTCCGGCAGGTGGTTGTCTTCTTACCGATGTCAATTACTCTAAAAGACTCAAGTTAATTGAACAAGATGGCTATCTCGATGAAGAATTCAACGACCTATTCTACCTCATCCGCCACGGACGTTTTTATCGTTTTGACAACGGAAAATATCTATTTGTGGGACGCTCAGAAGCAGATAATGAGAAAATATACGAGTATAGAGAAGGAGCTTCCATCCAAATTGATACTGACAAAGTTGCTGGACCGTACATACTCGGATTTGGCGAACTAAATGAGGAGGAAATCAAATTTGCAAAAGAACTTTTCAGCAGGTACTCTAAAGTAAAAGGAAAAGAAAAAATCGATATTTTGGTAAATGGAAAAGCAGAACCATGTGAAGCTGTTGATTTGGAACAGCTGAACATACTAATCAAAAAGTATCAGGTTCAATAA
- a CDS encoding Bor/Iss family lipoprotein — protein sequence MKQFFVKLSAVLLAVTLFASCSINEHMVGKGAQNGVSVSKKQWYFLSTGLARLNDVDTRDMAGDATDYTIETKAGFVDLLIGAVTFNLVGARTVTVTK from the coding sequence ATGAAACAATTTTTCGTAAAATTGTCAGCTGTACTTTTGGCTGTTACTCTTTTTGCTTCTTGTTCAATCAACGAGCACATGGTAGGTAAAGGTGCTCAAAATGGTGTATCTGTTTCTAAAAAACAATGGTACTTCCTAAGCACAGGTCTTGCTAGATTGAACGATGTTGATACTCGTGATATGGCTGGTGATGCTACTGACTACACTATCGAAACTAAAGCTGGTTTCGTTGATTTGTTAATCGGTGCAGTTACTTTCAACCTTGTTGGAGCTAGAACTGTAACAGTTACTAAATAA